One Candidatus Synechococcus calcipolaris G9 genomic window carries:
- the tuf gene encoding elongation factor Tu: protein MARAKFERTKPHVNIGTIGHVDHGKTTLTAGITMTLSALGQASARKYDEIDAAPEEKQRGITINTAHVEYETEKRHYAHVDCPGHADYVKNMITGAAQMDGAILVVAATDGAMPQTKEHILLARQVGVPSIVVFLNKVDQVDDDELLELVELELRELLSEYEFPGDDLPIIRGSGLMALEAMTETPTLKRGDNEWVDKIYDLMDAVDESIATPTRDVDKPFLMAVEDVFSITGRGTVATGRIERGKVKVNETVELVGLRETRTTTVTGIEMFKKSLDEGMAGDNAGLLLRGLKKEDIQRGMVIAKPGSITPHTQFEGEVYILTDKEGGRKTPFFSGYRPQFYVRTTDVTGTITAFTADDGSDAEMVMPGDRIKMTVELINPIAIEQGMRFAIREGGRTIGAGVVSKILK, encoded by the coding sequence ATGGCACGCGCTAAATTTGAACGGACAAAACCCCACGTTAATATCGGTACCATTGGTCACGTTGATCACGGTAAAACAACTCTGACTGCTGGGATCACGATGACCCTATCGGCTTTGGGCCAAGCTTCCGCCCGTAAGTACGATGAAATTGATGCTGCTCCCGAAGAAAAACAGCGGGGGATTACGATTAATACGGCTCACGTCGAGTATGAGACGGAAAAACGCCACTATGCCCACGTGGATTGTCCGGGCCACGCTGACTATGTGAAAAACATGATCACTGGGGCCGCCCAGATGGATGGAGCTATTCTCGTGGTGGCAGCAACAGACGGTGCCATGCCCCAAACCAAGGAGCATATTCTTTTGGCTCGTCAGGTGGGGGTTCCCAGCATTGTTGTTTTCCTGAACAAAGTGGATCAGGTGGACGACGATGAACTCCTTGAACTCGTGGAACTAGAACTGCGGGAGCTTTTGAGTGAGTATGAATTCCCCGGCGATGATTTGCCCATTATTCGTGGTTCTGGCTTAATGGCCCTAGAGGCAATGACGGAAACTCCCACCCTGAAGCGGGGTGACAATGAGTGGGTTGATAAAATCTACGATCTGATGGATGCGGTGGATGAGTCCATTGCTACCCCAACGCGGGATGTGGATAAGCCCTTCTTGATGGCAGTGGAAGACGTATTCTCGATTACTGGTCGGGGTACGGTGGCCACGGGCCGGATTGAGCGCGGTAAGGTCAAGGTAAATGAAACGGTGGAACTCGTGGGTTTACGGGAAACACGCACAACTACGGTCACCGGCATTGAGATGTTCAAGAAAAGTCTTGATGAAGGGATGGCTGGGGACAATGCGGGTTTATTGCTCCGGGGTTTGAAAAAAGAAGATATTCAGCGGGGAATGGTGATTGCCAAACCCGGTTCGATTACCCCCCACACCCAATTTGAAGGGGAAGTCTATATTTTGACGGACAAAGAGGGGGGACGGAAAACGCCATTCTTCTCTGGCTACCGCCCTCAATTCTATGTGCGGACAACGGATGTAACGGGTACCATTACGGCCTTTACCGCTGATGATGGCAGTGATGCGGAAATGGTGATGCCCGGCGATCGCATCAAAATGACGGTGGAGTTGATCAACCCGATCGCCATTGAGCAGGGAATGCGCTTTGCCATTCGGGAAGGCGGCCGTACCATCGGAGCAGGTGTGGTTTCCAAAATCTTGAAGTAG